Proteins encoded within one genomic window of Longimicrobium sp.:
- a CDS encoding lysophospholipid acyltransferase family protein, with the protein MWLLPLFSPLARFALRLFYRLTLAGEPVPRTGPVLLVANHPNSLLDPAAVVAVARRPVRFLAKAPLFKQPGIGVLVKAAGAIPVYRKQDDPGAMGQNEDTFRAVWAALAEGAAVGIFPEGMSHNEPALVPLKTGAARIALGAARLTGGAFPLVPVGLSFRDKEHFRSEAMAVVGDPVEWGDLAAAVPENWEAVRELTRRIDQGLREVTLNLERWEDAPLVETAEAVYAAERPVSRDPADRVERLGEAAEGLARLRAENRAEWNRVAREVAAHARVLRVLGLRPDELKAAPRTPGAVVWTLRELVFFLLEAPVAALGILVYFLPYRLTGMAEARARPPRDVRGTFKLLVGALVHVLWTVAVVVLVGRRFGVLPALAALVALPLVGLVTVHVLEGWARAVAEARRFLLRTRRRDTLAELRQRQRSLAERLHALWEEVRV; encoded by the coding sequence GTGTGGCTGCTCCCCCTCTTCTCCCCCCTCGCCCGGTTCGCGCTGCGGCTCTTCTACCGGCTCACCCTGGCCGGCGAGCCGGTGCCGCGGACCGGGCCCGTGCTGCTGGTGGCCAACCACCCCAACTCGCTGCTCGACCCGGCGGCGGTGGTGGCCGTGGCCCGGCGGCCGGTGCGCTTCCTGGCCAAGGCGCCGCTCTTCAAGCAGCCCGGCATCGGGGTGCTGGTGAAGGCGGCGGGCGCCATCCCCGTCTACCGCAAGCAGGACGACCCGGGGGCGATGGGGCAGAACGAGGACACCTTCCGCGCCGTGTGGGCCGCGCTGGCCGAGGGCGCCGCGGTGGGGATCTTCCCCGAGGGGATGAGCCACAACGAGCCCGCCCTGGTGCCGCTCAAGACCGGCGCCGCCCGCATCGCGCTGGGCGCGGCGCGGCTCACCGGCGGCGCCTTCCCCCTCGTCCCCGTCGGCCTCTCCTTCCGCGACAAGGAGCACTTCCGCTCCGAGGCGATGGCCGTGGTGGGCGACCCCGTGGAGTGGGGCGACCTGGCCGCCGCGGTGCCCGAGAACTGGGAGGCGGTGCGCGAGCTGACGCGCCGCATCGACCAGGGCTTACGCGAGGTGACGCTGAACCTGGAGCGCTGGGAGGACGCGCCGCTGGTGGAGACGGCCGAGGCGGTGTACGCGGCCGAGCGGCCGGTGAGCCGCGACCCCGCCGACCGCGTGGAGCGGCTGGGCGAGGCCGCCGAGGGGCTGGCGCGGCTGCGCGCCGAGAACCGCGCGGAGTGGAACCGGGTGGCGCGCGAGGTGGCGGCGCACGCGCGCGTGCTGCGCGTGCTGGGGCTGCGCCCCGACGAGCTGAAGGCGGCCCCGCGCACGCCGGGCGCGGTGGTGTGGACGCTGCGCGAGCTGGTGTTCTTCCTCCTGGAGGCGCCGGTGGCCGCGCTGGGGATCCTGGTCTACTTCCTCCCCTACCGGCTCACCGGGATGGCCGAGGCGCGCGCCCGCCCGCCGCGCGACGTGCGCGGCACCTTCAAGCTGCTGGTGGGCGCCCTGGTGCACGTGCTGTGGACCGTGGCGGTGGTGGTGCTGGTCGGCCGGCGCTTCGGCGTGCTCCCCGCCCTGGCGGCGCTGGTGGCGCTGCCGCTGGTGGGGCTGGTGACGGTGCACGTGCTCGAGGGCTGGGCCCGCGCGGTGGCCGAGGCCCGGCGCTTCCTCCTGCGCACCCGCCGCCGCGACACGCTCGCCGAGCTGCGCCAGCGCCAGCGTTCGCTCGCCGAGCGCCTGCACGCGCTGTGGGAGGAAGTGCGCGTCTGA
- a CDS encoding methylmalonyl-CoA mutase family protein, which yields MSDTLAVTNLGEDSGSTGAAANGKQAWEQRAVAPVLAKHPERRERFVSTSGVEVERLYTPEDVAGVDYGRELGYPGEFPFTRGIQPTMYRGRFWTMRQYAGFGTAEETNARFKLLLGAGQTGLSTAFDLPTQMGYDSDHPMAHGEVGRVGVAIDSLADMRTLLDGIPLDQVSTSMTINATASILLAFYIAVADERGIPRNRISGTIQNDILKEYIARGTYIYPVEPSLRLITDIFAFCNAEVPKWNTISISGYHIREAGATAAQEIAFTFADGLEYVRRALDAGLDVDRFAPRLSFFFASHNDLFEEVAKFRAARRLWARLMRERFGAGDDGAKLRFHTQTGGVTLQAQQPLNNVVRVTVQALAAVLGGTQSLHTNGYDEALSLPTAQAATLALRTQQVLAYESGAADTVDPLAGSYYVEALTTAVEEKAREYLEKIEELGGAAEAIVYMQEEIHRAAYEHQLAVEQGEKVVVGVNRFQSDEEEPVDLGQPDFSALERGQKAKLAEIKRARDDAEVRARLEAIRAAARGSDNLMPRIIDAVKASCTLGEISDALREEWGVYRPA from the coding sequence ATGAGCGATACACTGGCGGTGACCAACCTGGGCGAAGACTCCGGCTCGACCGGGGCCGCGGCGAACGGCAAACAGGCGTGGGAGCAGCGCGCGGTGGCGCCCGTGCTGGCGAAGCACCCGGAGCGGCGCGAGCGCTTCGTCTCCACCAGCGGCGTCGAAGTCGAGCGGCTCTACACGCCGGAGGACGTGGCCGGCGTCGACTACGGGCGCGAACTCGGCTATCCCGGCGAGTTCCCGTTCACGCGCGGCATCCAGCCCACCATGTACCGCGGGCGCTTCTGGACCATGCGCCAGTACGCGGGCTTCGGCACGGCCGAGGAGACCAACGCGCGCTTCAAGCTGCTGCTGGGCGCCGGGCAGACGGGCCTCTCCACCGCGTTCGACCTCCCCACGCAGATGGGGTACGACTCCGACCACCCGATGGCGCACGGCGAGGTGGGGCGCGTGGGCGTGGCCATCGACTCGCTGGCCGACATGCGCACCCTGCTGGACGGCATCCCGCTGGACCAGGTCTCCACCTCGATGACCATCAACGCCACGGCGTCGATCCTGCTGGCCTTCTACATCGCCGTGGCCGACGAGCGCGGCATCCCGCGCAACAGGATCAGCGGCACCATCCAGAACGACATCCTCAAGGAGTACATCGCGCGCGGAACGTACATCTACCCCGTGGAGCCGAGCCTGCGCCTGATCACCGACATCTTCGCGTTCTGCAACGCGGAGGTGCCGAAGTGGAATACCATCTCCATCTCCGGCTACCACATCCGCGAGGCGGGCGCCACGGCCGCGCAGGAGATCGCCTTCACCTTCGCCGACGGGCTCGAGTACGTCCGCCGCGCGCTGGACGCCGGGCTCGACGTCGACCGCTTCGCGCCCCGGCTCTCCTTCTTCTTCGCCAGCCACAACGACCTGTTCGAAGAGGTCGCCAAGTTCCGCGCCGCCCGCCGCCTGTGGGCGCGGCTGATGCGCGAGCGCTTCGGCGCGGGCGACGACGGCGCGAAGCTGCGCTTCCACACGCAGACGGGCGGGGTGACGCTCCAGGCGCAGCAGCCGCTCAACAACGTGGTGCGCGTGACCGTGCAGGCGCTGGCCGCGGTGCTGGGCGGCACGCAGAGCCTGCACACCAACGGCTACGACGAGGCGCTGTCGCTCCCCACCGCGCAGGCGGCCACGCTGGCGCTGCGCACGCAGCAGGTGCTGGCGTACGAGAGCGGCGCCGCCGACACGGTGGACCCGCTGGCGGGGAGCTACTACGTCGAGGCGCTGACCACCGCGGTGGAGGAGAAGGCGCGCGAGTACCTGGAGAAGATCGAGGAGCTGGGCGGGGCGGCCGAGGCGATCGTCTACATGCAGGAGGAGATCCACCGCGCCGCGTACGAGCACCAGCTCGCCGTGGAGCAGGGGGAGAAGGTCGTCGTCGGCGTCAACCGCTTCCAGAGCGACGAAGAGGAGCCGGTGGACCTGGGCCAGCCCGACTTCTCCGCGCTGGAGCGGGGCCAGAAGGCCAAGCTCGCCGAGATCAAACGTGCCCGCGACGACGCCGAGGTGCGCGCGCGCCTGGAGGCGATCCGCGCCGCCGCCCGCGGGAGCGACAACCTGATGCCGCGCATCATCGACGCCGTGAAGGCGAGCTGCACCCTCGGCGAGATCAGCGACGCCCTGCGCGAGGAGTGGGGCGTGTATCGGCCGGCGTAG
- a CDS encoding CHAP domain-containing protein, with the protein MQHIRKVVPLAVLTLGILGACSDEGRSPIAPEGLEPAAVYTPPTEPVDGEFIRQQGTPTVFLSYGRVLYGIPDPQTLRACTGGRDRVVREVNALPPWTQRTLPSAGVETRRPHGRVWMFGDQPVKTSTSGTVWVIVGCVKSGIPDQATYNTMFGGDWGRIVTVADADLAALPTGPAAQPFPLRRAGTLLEAGGTVKWVTFHGGSLGLAEATTMDSHCREWSEMTSNSTDYNVYAVKGILQPGSYSCVRGDDYPYKSVSAYPSSAYDLAWRYYYRQCTSFAAFRLNQDGTEFHNMYRNRHFGHAYMWADTARAAGLTVNTVAKPGAIAHWNAAPSNNYFSHVAYVAAVHGGGYITIEEYNYAAEAYTSRKILASTVNNFIHFR; encoded by the coding sequence ATGCAGCACATCCGCAAAGTCGTTCCCCTGGCAGTGCTCACGCTCGGAATCCTGGGCGCATGCTCGGACGAGGGCCGCTCGCCCATCGCTCCGGAGGGCCTTGAGCCCGCCGCCGTCTATACCCCGCCCACCGAGCCGGTGGACGGCGAATTCATCCGCCAGCAGGGCACACCCACCGTCTTCCTGTCGTACGGGCGCGTGCTCTACGGCATACCGGACCCGCAGACGCTGCGCGCGTGTACGGGCGGCCGCGACCGAGTGGTGCGCGAGGTAAACGCGCTGCCGCCGTGGACGCAGCGCACGCTTCCCTCGGCCGGTGTGGAGACCCGGCGCCCACACGGGCGGGTCTGGATGTTTGGCGACCAGCCGGTGAAGACGAGCACGAGCGGAACGGTCTGGGTCATCGTAGGCTGCGTCAAGTCGGGCATTCCCGACCAGGCGACGTACAACACGATGTTCGGCGGCGACTGGGGCCGCATCGTGACGGTCGCCGATGCCGACCTCGCTGCTCTTCCGACCGGCCCGGCTGCCCAGCCGTTCCCGCTGCGGCGCGCCGGTACGCTCCTCGAAGCCGGGGGCACTGTGAAGTGGGTCACATTCCACGGCGGATCGCTGGGGCTGGCAGAGGCGACCACCATGGACTCGCATTGCCGCGAGTGGAGCGAGATGACCAGCAACTCCACGGACTACAACGTCTACGCCGTCAAAGGGATTCTTCAGCCTGGCTCGTACTCGTGTGTACGCGGAGACGACTACCCGTACAAGTCCGTCTCGGCCTACCCGTCGAGCGCATACGATCTGGCATGGCGCTACTACTATCGGCAGTGCACGTCCTTCGCCGCGTTCCGATTGAACCAGGACGGAACCGAATTCCACAACATGTACCGCAACCGGCATTTCGGTCACGCTTACATGTGGGCCGACACCGCGCGCGCAGCGGGCCTGACCGTCAACACCGTCGCAAAGCCTGGAGCAATCGCTCACTGGAATGCGGCACCGTCGAACAACTATTTCAGCCACGTCGCATACGTTGCGGCCGTTCACGGTGGCGGCTACATCACCATCGAAGAGTACAACTACGCTGCCGAAGCCTACACGAGCCGGAAGATTCTCGCCTCGACGGTAAACAACTTCATCCACTTCCGCTGA
- a CDS encoding YdeI/OmpD-associated family protein, whose protein sequence is MGTRDPRIDAYIDNSADFAKPILDYLREVVHEGCPEAQETMKWSFPHFDYKGILCSMASFKQHCAFGFWKGSLIVGGDGGSGEDAMGQFGRITSVDDLPPRETLVGYVREAKRLNDEGVKSPTRSKPKEPRPEAEVPGDLAAALEENEQARATFERFSPSNRREYVDWITEAKSEATRQKRLAQAVEWMAEGKVRNWKYLKT, encoded by the coding sequence ATGGGCACGAGAGACCCGCGCATCGACGCCTACATCGACAACTCCGCCGACTTCGCGAAGCCGATCCTGGACTACCTGCGCGAGGTGGTGCACGAGGGCTGCCCCGAGGCCCAGGAGACCATGAAGTGGAGCTTCCCCCACTTCGACTACAAGGGGATCCTGTGCAGCATGGCCTCGTTCAAGCAGCACTGCGCCTTCGGCTTCTGGAAGGGCTCGCTGATCGTGGGCGGCGACGGCGGGAGCGGCGAGGACGCCATGGGCCAGTTCGGCCGCATCACGTCGGTCGACGACCTGCCGCCGCGGGAGACGCTCGTCGGCTACGTGCGCGAGGCGAAGCGGCTCAACGACGAGGGGGTGAAGTCGCCGACGCGCAGCAAGCCGAAGGAGCCCAGGCCCGAGGCGGAGGTCCCCGGCGACCTGGCGGCGGCGCTGGAGGAAAACGAGCAGGCGCGCGCCACCTTCGAGCGCTTCAGCCCCAGCAACCGGCGGGAGTACGTGGACTGGATCACCGAGGCCAAGAGCGAGGCCACGCGGCAGAAGCGGCTGGCGCAGGCCGTCGAGTGGATGGCCGAGGGGAAGGTGCGCAACTGGAAGTACCTGAAGACCTGA
- a CDS encoding alpha/beta fold hydrolase — MDAAARRVEDGRNDERAGEAFRPGPFRPAWWLPGPHAQTIAGKYLRPRTGVRYRRERVDTPDGDFLDLDWASVAGRSDLPDDAPLAVVVHGLEGSSGSAYVLEACRMLHDRGIRSVAMNFRSCSGEPNRTARMYHAGETGDLSLVLDLASRRWPAAALGAVGFSLGANVLLKYLGERGERAKLRAAAAVSIPFDLNAGALKLDASLMGRIYVGIFVRSLKRKFLAKRELVGERCDERAVLAARSFREFDDAATARLHGFRDVDDYYSTQSSRHFIAGIRRPTLLVHAVDDPFVDEHAIPRDAVRANPHLTPAFTPHGGHVGFIAGPPWAPGFWAEREAARFLASRLGTG, encoded by the coding sequence GTGGACGCAGCGGCGCGGCGCGTGGAGGACGGGCGGAACGACGAAAGGGCGGGGGAGGCGTTCCGGCCGGGCCCCTTCCGCCCGGCGTGGTGGCTGCCGGGGCCGCACGCGCAGACGATCGCGGGGAAGTACCTGCGCCCGCGCACCGGCGTGCGCTACCGCCGCGAGCGGGTCGACACGCCGGACGGCGACTTCCTGGACCTGGACTGGGCCTCCGTCGCGGGCCGCTCCGACCTGCCGGACGACGCGCCGCTCGCGGTGGTCGTCCACGGGCTGGAGGGGAGCTCCGGCTCGGCGTACGTGCTGGAGGCGTGCCGGATGCTGCACGACCGCGGCATCCGCTCGGTGGCGATGAACTTCCGCTCGTGCAGCGGCGAGCCCAACCGCACCGCGCGCATGTACCACGCCGGCGAGACGGGCGACCTGTCGCTGGTGCTGGACCTGGCGTCCAGGCGCTGGCCGGCCGCGGCGCTGGGAGCGGTCGGCTTCTCGCTGGGCGCCAACGTGCTGCTCAAGTACCTGGGCGAGCGCGGCGAGCGGGCGAAGCTCCGCGCCGCGGCGGCGGTCTCCATCCCCTTCGACCTGAACGCGGGCGCGCTCAAGCTCGACGCCTCGCTCATGGGGCGGATCTACGTGGGGATCTTCGTCCGCTCGCTCAAGCGCAAGTTCCTGGCGAAGCGCGAGCTGGTCGGCGAGCGCTGCGACGAGCGGGCGGTGCTCGCGGCGCGCAGCTTCCGCGAGTTCGACGACGCGGCCACGGCGCGGCTGCACGGCTTCCGCGACGTGGACGACTACTACTCCACGCAGAGCTCGCGGCACTTCATCGCCGGGATCCGCCGCCCCACGCTGCTGGTGCACGCCGTCGACGACCCGTTCGTGGACGAGCACGCCATCCCCCGCGACGCCGTGCGCGCCAACCCGCACCTGACCCCCGCCTTCACCCCGCACGGCGGCCACGTCGGCTTCATCGCCGGCCCGCCGTGGGCGCCCGGGTTCTGGGCCGAGCGCGAGGCCGCGCGCTTCCTGGCCTCGCGCCTGGGGACGGGGTGA
- a CDS encoding sugar nucleotide-binding protein, producing the protein MRILVTGGGGLLGGALLRGAPEGVEVHATRRTSPVVGARAHAVELSNEAAVEALFDWVRPEVVIHTAYGKEDPARDIVQATRSVAQACRRRGAALVHVSTDVVFDGERAPYAESDPPAPVTAYGRWKAEAERLVRGIAPDAAIVRTSLIVRTDERDPAAEPLRAGTLPPAFVDELRCAVADQDLAAQLWELALLPRPRTSGVWHLAGPEALSRYALAVLLALRHGADPRAVRPGLNRAFTPRRPRDLRLLTTRADRELRTRARPISEVLAPSGAPAAGGP; encoded by the coding sequence ATGCGGATTCTCGTTACCGGAGGTGGGGGACTGCTCGGCGGCGCGCTCCTTCGCGGCGCGCCGGAGGGCGTGGAGGTGCACGCGACCCGGCGCACCTCGCCGGTGGTGGGCGCGCGGGCGCACGCGGTCGAGCTGTCGAACGAGGCGGCGGTGGAGGCGCTGTTCGACTGGGTGCGCCCGGAGGTGGTGATCCACACGGCGTACGGCAAGGAGGACCCGGCGCGCGACATCGTCCAGGCCACGCGCAGCGTGGCGCAGGCGTGCCGGCGGCGCGGGGCGGCGCTGGTGCACGTCAGCACCGACGTGGTGTTCGACGGCGAGCGCGCGCCCTACGCCGAGTCCGACCCGCCCGCGCCGGTGACCGCGTACGGCCGCTGGAAGGCCGAGGCGGAGCGCCTGGTCCGCGGGATCGCGCCGGACGCCGCCATCGTGCGCACGTCGCTGATCGTCCGGACGGACGAGCGCGATCCCGCGGCCGAGCCGCTCCGAGCGGGGACGCTCCCGCCCGCCTTCGTGGACGAGCTGCGGTGCGCCGTCGCGGACCAGGACCTGGCGGCGCAGCTGTGGGAGCTCGCGCTCCTGCCGCGGCCGCGCACGTCCGGCGTCTGGCACCTGGCGGGGCCGGAGGCGCTCAGCCGCTACGCGCTGGCCGTGCTCCTGGCGCTGCGGCACGGGGCCGACCCGCGCGCGGTGCGGCCGGGGCTGAACCGCGCCTTCACGCCTCGGCGCCCGCGCGACCTGCGCCTGCTCACCACCCGCGCCGACCGCGAGCTGCGCACCCGCGCCCGGCCGATCAGCGAGGTTCTCGCCCCGTCCGGCGCACCGGCTGCGGGCGGCCCGTAG
- a CDS encoding protease inhibitor I42 family protein, whose amino-acid sequence MLVDSAALGPLRPVGSSYRMRGTADGAGGTERWTFRTDGPGNGVISLVYVGPGEKEAPKDTTRFRVRVR is encoded by the coding sequence GTGCTGGTCGATTCCGCGGCGCTGGGCCCGCTGCGTCCGGTCGGCTCCAGCTACCGCATGCGGGGCACAGCCGACGGCGCGGGCGGTACCGAGCGCTGGACCTTCCGCACGGACGGCCCGGGCAACGGCGTGATCTCGCTGGTCTACGTCGGCCCGGGGGAGAAGGAGGCGCCGAAGGACACCACCCGTTTCCGGGTAAGGGTCCGCTGA
- a CDS encoding cupin domain-containing protein, with the protein MTTPPLDVVLKRFDAPDEVRLMEKGKFELVSLGGLTIGRATYEPGWKWSEHVGPQVGQARCTVEHVGMVLSGTAAAAFDDGRAAELRAGELFYIPPIPHDSWVVGDEPYVSLHFLGAAHYAR; encoded by the coding sequence ATGACCACACCGCCGCTCGACGTCGTGCTCAAGCGCTTCGACGCACCCGACGAGGTGCGCCTGATGGAGAAGGGGAAGTTCGAGCTGGTGAGCCTCGGAGGCCTCACCATCGGCCGGGCCACCTACGAGCCGGGATGGAAGTGGTCCGAGCACGTGGGGCCGCAGGTGGGGCAGGCGCGCTGCACCGTGGAGCACGTGGGGATGGTGCTCTCCGGCACGGCCGCCGCGGCGTTCGACGACGGCCGCGCCGCCGAGCTGCGCGCGGGCGAGCTGTTCTACATCCCGCCGATCCCGCACGACAGCTGGGTGGTGGGTGACGAGCCGTACGTCTCGCTCCACTTCCTCGGCGCCGCCCACTACGCCAGGTAG
- a CDS encoding HD domain-containing protein has product MTETITAAEFKATVGKTVEERFAHRLTLNVPSRHNPRVARLIERINADDELYATWLAANVNAVERLGMTDHGPVHVKIVMNIASKLLRLLTEHGVEPAVTTNYGMGVEEAEVVVLLASLLHDVGMSIHRKDHEGFSLFVAQPKVRELLDGIYDVRTATILRAEILHAIIGHRSGGKPLTLEAGIVRVADALDMAKGRSRISMEVEGTMSIHSISAAAIEAVHLEKGEEKPVRIRVEMSNSAGVFQLDQLFREKLSGSGLEPYVEVEALIDGEAEKRLVTSAYRI; this is encoded by the coding sequence ATGACCGAGACGATCACCGCCGCCGAGTTCAAGGCGACTGTCGGCAAGACGGTGGAGGAGCGCTTCGCGCACCGGCTCACGCTGAACGTGCCCAGCCGCCACAACCCCCGGGTGGCCAGGCTCATCGAGCGCATCAACGCCGACGACGAGCTGTACGCCACCTGGCTGGCGGCCAACGTCAACGCCGTGGAGCGGCTGGGGATGACCGACCACGGGCCGGTGCACGTGAAGATCGTGATGAACATCGCCAGCAAACTGCTGCGCCTGCTCACCGAGCACGGCGTGGAGCCGGCGGTGACCACCAACTACGGGATGGGGGTGGAGGAGGCCGAGGTGGTGGTGCTGCTCGCCTCGCTCCTGCACGACGTGGGGATGTCCATCCACCGCAAGGACCACGAGGGGTTCTCGTTGTTCGTGGCGCAGCCCAAGGTGCGCGAGCTGCTGGACGGGATCTACGACGTCCGCACGGCCACCATCCTGCGCGCCGAGATCCTGCACGCCATCATCGGCCACCGCTCGGGGGGCAAGCCGCTCACGCTGGAGGCCGGCATCGTGCGCGTGGCCGACGCGCTCGACATGGCCAAGGGGCGCTCGCGCATCTCCATGGAGGTGGAGGGCACCATGAGCATCCACTCCATCAGCGCCGCGGCCATCGAGGCGGTGCACCTGGAGAAGGGCGAGGAGAAGCCCGTGCGCATCCGGGTGGAGATGTCGAACTCGGCCGGCGTCTTCCAGCTCGACCAGCTCTTCCGCGAGAAGCTCTCCGGCAGCGGTTTGGAGCCCTACGTCGAGGTGGAGGCCCTGATCGACGGCGAGGCCGAGAAGCGCCTGGTCACCAGCGCGTACCGGATCTAG
- a CDS encoding putative molybdenum carrier protein: MKIVSGGQTGVDRAALDVALELGIECGGWCPAGRWAEDGPIAARYPLAETPSDDPAQRTEWNVRDSDGTLLLTAAAASPGTGLTKEAARRLGRPVYTWAATSPADVDAFRRWLQVCRIRTLNVAGPRESEAPGIYAAARDLLRELLEST, from the coding sequence ATGAAGATCGTCTCAGGCGGGCAGACGGGGGTGGACCGGGCGGCGCTGGACGTAGCGCTGGAGTTGGGGATCGAGTGCGGCGGGTGGTGCCCGGCCGGGCGGTGGGCGGAGGACGGGCCGATCGCCGCGCGCTACCCGCTCGCCGAGACGCCGTCGGACGACCCCGCCCAGCGCACGGAGTGGAACGTGCGCGACTCCGACGGCACGCTCCTCCTCACCGCGGCCGCCGCCAGCCCGGGGACAGGGCTGACGAAGGAGGCCGCCCGCCGGCTGGGGCGGCCGGTCTACACCTGGGCCGCCACCTCGCCGGCCGACGTGGACGCGTTCCGGCGTTGGCTCCAGGTCTGCCGCATCCGCACGCTGAACGTCGCCGGACCCCGCGAGAGCGAGGCGCCGGGGATCTACGCCGCGGCCCGGGACCTCCTGCGCGAGCTGCTGGAATCAACGTGA